A stretch of DNA from Triticum dicoccoides isolate Atlit2015 ecotype Zavitan chromosome 2A, WEW_v2.0, whole genome shotgun sequence:
CGCTTGCCCCGTCGCGTAGGACATGCACGGCGCGACGGCGGACGTCACGTCGCCGCAGGTCACCGCCCCGGACGCCATCTCCGCCACCGCCAGTGCGGCGAGCACGGCGAACACGGCGAGCAGTGCCACGCGAGCCATCGATCGAGGATCTAGTGCTTCGGCTTGCTTGCTGGAAACCGTGGAGCTGGGATGGAGTTGAGAGCTTGATTAgcttgtgtggtggtggtggtggagatggaATAGAACTCCGTGGAGCGGGGTATAAATAGCCGGCGGGCGAGAGATGGCTAGGAAGAAGATAGGTGTTCTTGCAGCACTGCACTCCAGGGTGGCGGACGGTGGTGCGTGCATGCACCGTACGTCGTACTACGTAGCTAATGAGGCGTGCATGCATGCGCATGAGGTGAGGGTTGTTGGGCGCTGCCGACCGTACGATGTATCAACCGGTCGCGTCCACTGCACGCATGTGACGCTTTTTTATTCACATCTACTACTCCTCCAATACATAGTTAAGTCCATACTGTGTAGTGTGCAGATTCACAAAAGCTTCTGCGTGCAAATAATTCCAATGTGATTTTGCTCGTGTGAACGTGTGAAACCCGTATCGAGCCAGTACTGTGTAGTGTGCAGATTCATCACTAAAAAAAAGTGCAGTGTGCAGATCTGGACGAAGGACCAGTATAGCTGGTGGGCCGTCGTTGTCAACACAAAAAAGGGTCGGACATGAACATGATACGGAGTAAATTATGTGTACGATCGATCTATCCATCTACCATGCCATGCATCGTTAAAAGCGAAGTTAGGATCTATGACTAGTGAAGTACTTATTAATTTCCACCGGCATCTGTACTGATCAGGCGGTGCAGAGTGATCAATGCCAGAAacatgcgtctctctctctctctctctctctctctctctctctctctctcggttctCTCTTAACTCCAATCCAGTGGAGTATACATCAATCATATACTCCTACTGTAGTGACTTCATACGGAGTACATCACGAAGATTTGTACGCAGTATTTGTAATACGTACTCCTAATGAGTACGTATTATGTTCCCTGCACATCATAAACAAGTAACTTTTTCTATATGTCTtgagtcaaactttataaacctcaatggagtatttgtaaatcatatgttTAGATTAGTCTCTAAAGGCATATTCATGACATTATAATACGAGTGAATTTCAGTTTTTGCTCCTTACTTTCACATTTTTTATAGCAATCAGCCCACAACAACTCCTCATCCCGATTGCCCCATTTAACAAAAAAATTGCCCATTTTGTACTCCAAATATTTTTAGAGTAATCTACCAGGTTGGTCCCATCTGTCGGTTATGTGTGGCGTGCCACGCCGTGTTTATTCTACTAGCGATTTTCCCGCACCAGAACCCAGTTTGCCTCCTTTAGCCGGACCAACCCCGTGTTTAGTGACCATGTTGTAAGCCTTGTTTCTTTTTCTAGAATACGCATAATTAAGAATATGTATCATATATTCATAGAAGAAAGGGCAAGACATCCGTCCACAGAACTACAACGGGGCACTTAGCCCAGATTACATGGATTACTCGCTAAAGACCCGCCTAAACAACCTCTGACAAAAAATAAGGACATGTCTCCATGAAACAACCTCACTGCAGCCCAAGTCCGCCCCTCCTCATAGATCATGCCGAGCACCACCGTGATGGAAGGAGAAGCATTGTCAAAAGATGATTGCATTGCGGCGCTTCTAGATTTCTCGGCACACGNNNNNNNNNNNNNNNNNNNNNNNNNNNNNNNNNNNNNNNNNNNNNNNNNNNNNNNNNNNNNNNNNNNNNNNNNNNNNNNNNNNNNNNNNNNNNNNNNNNNNNNNNNNNNNNNNNNNNNNNNNNNgggggcggccgccccgggcccccaaaatccagGGGCCCCTCCCCGGCCGGCATGCAGGTAGCCAATGTGCTAGTGCTTAAAAAACTATGGATTGTGGGTCGTGTTAGGAAGGCAGCCAGGCGTTGACGCCGGCAGATTAGCAATTCATTTCTATTCCTTTTCTTTTGGTGAATCGACTCCTTCCTATTCCATCACGTACAAATCCTCTAATTTTGCGCCGTACATCTGCTCTAGTACGCCGCCGTCCTGGTCCTTTTCTCCTAAATTCCGATCGCCAGTTCGTCCTCTCGTCAATCTATTTCCGGGCACCTAGATCTCCAGACTAGTACGCGACAGCGCTCTGCTCTCCCGCCTTCAGGCGCTAGACAAGCGCACACTCATCGCTGATTCGTCGAATTCTAGATCCAAACGCAAACGAGTACACATCGCATCAATCCAAGGTATGTTACCGTTCCCTAATCCCTACTCTCTATACATATATTACTATAATTAAGTAATTTATTTACCCCTCGCATATATTTTCACCTAGGTGAAAATTGAATATAATGTGTGGATGACCCGATACAATCATAAAGAGAAGCTATTAATAATTTGTTCAAGAGCAGTACTAGTGCTTCGATGAACCCAAATAATCAGTTGACAATAGTTGTTGTGTTGGAAGAGAAACAAATTAAAGGAAATTCTGAATCTGAGCAAGGAAAAAAATATTGGCATCAATATCAGTGAAAATAATGTAAGTGGTCTTGAGAGTACAGTTAATTCATATTAGGGGCCATGCCGAATTTGCTAGTGTTGATGAACATCTAGTTTACCTTTTTCTGAATTGAAGTTTGAGAAATTCACTTTGCCGGATGGTGTAACTCTATTGAGTAGTTTTTACTGTGTCAGGGAGTTTGATTGTTAACCTAATGTCTCTATTGTTTATTACATCTTATTTACAGTGCCCGTGACTATCGCATCGGCTAAAAGAAAATTTTCTATGTTAAATTATTGAGGAGGTCAACAATGACCCATGAATTTAAATGGTTTGGTAACAATTAATGTGTATCGAGAAGAAATTATTGGAAGAATTGACATCAACCACATTATAAGTGAATTTGCATCTGGCAATGATAAAAAAGTAAAGGTAATATGTATAATTACTTGATACGTATACCCTTTTTGCATACATTTAAGTGCTTGTTGGTAACATTTCATATAtacatatattcattattattattatttgtgtTTATACTAAGGGCCCCGAGGtttagtttcgccccgggcccccaaaatctcaggaacGGCCCTGTCGGAGGTGTTGTCTACAATGAAGCTGTTCACGACAGGAGACGATCTATTCCTTGTGGTGCCCAAGCCTTGATACCCCACGCTGACACCGGATGCCAGACGACACTTGCGAAACCGCAGGCAACAAACAGATGATCAATGGTTTCCGGCAGTTGAGCGCATAGCGGGCAAACATCCTGATGTGGCAATCCCCGCCTCGCCAGCTGATCAGAGGTCCAACACCTATTCTGGAAAGCAAGCTCCGCAAACAACTTGCAATGCAACGGAGCCCGGCATTCCCAAACCATCCTTGCTGCAAGGTCATGTTCACGAACGTCAAAATGACTCGCATAAGCTGACCTGGTCGAATATTTTCCAGAAGCCTCCCAAGCCTAGCGCACTACATCATCCACATCGTGTCTAAGTTCCACGCCTGACACCAGGTCCACAGCTGCAAGTAATCCCCAATCTCCTCAGCACTGAGATCCAACCAAATACCTCTCGGCCAAAGTCCAGCTAGGGCCTCATCCACTGTCCTGGAGCTCCTTACTCTGGGACAGATGCGCACATAAAGTATTGGGGCGATCTCCTGAACTCTCTTCCCAGAAGCATGTCCCTCTTCCATTCCCTACATCAACAAAAACTGCCGCTCGATAAACTGCCAAGTATTTTGCCGAAATACCGATGTCAAACTCCGCCCACGGTCTCTCCCTGTCAACCCTCCGTAGCCACAACGATATAACCCTTAATGTTGTATTCATCCAACACAAGTCATGTAACCCTAGGCCACTAGTCCACTTAGGTGTGCAGACGATGTTCCAGGCAACCATGCACTACCCACCATTCGCCGCCGAGCTCCCTGCCCAGAAGAAGCCTCTAAAGATTTTATTTATGGCGGCAAGCACCTCCGCCTTATTGATGGGGACTTTGGAGTCAACATGTATTATATCTGAATTCATGCTATCCTCATATAAATGCGTAGTTAAAACATTATTAGTAAACCAAAAACCTTGCATAATTATTCAAATGAGTTCTTAAATTGGTGTTGTGAAATAAATGTGACCTAACAATCGGCCTAGTATTTATCGTAGGCCCTCCATGCCATAATAAACCCCTTTGATTAATTTCAATTATATAGACTAATTCTGATATTTGAATAAAGTGATAATTGTTCAAATTTAAATATTGATAGAATTATAAATTTTATCGTAGGTGATAAGTTCTTTGATGAGATTTCATGAAAATAAATATTTGAAGCTTTATATGGTAGTGATTAGTTCTAGTAAAATTTCGTCAATTTTGAGGTCATTTCACCTACTCACGTTTCAAATCAAAACTTGGGGCATAACTTAGTTTGAATGTAAATGACAGTCAAATGCTCAtcggattttttttgaaactttcATAGTAATTAGAAATAACATATATGAAACCTATGGATTTTTATTGGAGTTTTAAGCCTTGAAAATAATGTATTTAACTATTTAAAAGAGTTGAGGAATAATAAGAAAAGGAATAGATTAATACTTATCCAAAACCCAAACCGGGCCTAATCAGGCCAACTCGGCTTTTCTCCTCTTGAACGTTACCTAGGAAAATAAACAAGGCGACAACGACAAGAATTTGAGACGCGACTGAGATCTCACGGGTTCCCTCACCTCTAGCCATGCGCCAGAAGGCAGGGTGGGGTGGGGGGACCTTGGGTCCTCCTTGGAATGTTCAGAAGTTTACGGTAGTATAGACTTTATGGTCGTTGTCGGCGATATTCACCCAGAGGGTGCAATAATGTTGAGAATAAAAGCGCTCTGGTTCTTCCTTTGATGCGCCGGCGCCTTACTAAACATCACCATAGAATTAATGATAGATATTGTGTCTCCGCGGGTTTGGTCTTATAGGTTTTGGGTTTATGTTCTTGCAGATGCATTCATGAGGATTTGATGAGCTTGTATTATTGTATCTTCTGCTTTTGTTGGTATGTTCTTTTGTGCCTTCTTGGAGTGCTTCTCAGGCTTTTTCATGAAGATTTTGTGTTCGACGACCTCTAATCTCGTGGATCATCCTTGGCCCAAGTACATTAAATGCTCAACAATTTCCACCTCTTTGGATGGGAAACTGAAGGGGGCTTTTGAAAATCTTGAAAGTTGGTCGATTTTGTGTAGGTATATGGGGAGTGGTGCCGCTGCTCTTGTCTGGTTGTTGTACCGTTGTAGAAGCTTTTGATAGTATTTCCCATGTTGCAGATTGTTGTTACTTTGGAGGGGATGAGCACCACACATCTTCATTTGGTCTCGTATAAGAATCATATGTAAGTTAGTTATGTTGTCTTTGCTGGTCAGAAAATCATCACTGGATTCGGCAAATTGACATCGTCAAGTTTTTTTCCCTTGCATTTAGGAAAAATTTACAAATGTGCCATGTTGGTATCAAAGACATTAATAAAACTTGCTAATTTCCAGCAGCAACATGCGGGCAAGAAACTACTCCCTCCACAAGGAAATATAAGAgcaaatagtgatctaaacactctcatATTTCTTTACAGATGGAGTAGTTTATAATCATTATAGATAACAGCGAATGTCATAAAACTTAAGCTCAACACATTATTTTATTGATGATTCGATCAGTAATCTGCTCGATCTGTATTAACGGCAACAGATGGAGGTCGAACACATGGAGAAAACAACAACGAACACACGCAGAGAGCAGCAACAGTAGACACCGAGTGGGCTAGCTAGCCTGGTGTGATGATGATGCTGGTAGATAACTTAGTGAAGGCTGCAAACACACAGACACAAAAGCTCAACGATTAGTCGTACTATTTATAGTACTTACGAACTAAGATAAAATGGCTAATGAGTACTTAAAATATAATATTTCAAGTTAGGATTTGAGGATGTACTTGTTGCAGTTGGTTTTGGTGTTGATGGGGAAAGAGACGGAGACGCCGCATTTGCCGGGGATGTTGGCGGCGTTACCCATGCTGATGCCCGACCCCGCCAGGTTCTTGAGGCAGTTGCACGCCGCCTTCCGGTCGGCCGGGGTGGACGCCTTGGCGTTCAGGGTCCTCACCCCGCTGCAGCACGCCCCCGAGGGTGCCGACGCTTGCCCCCTCGCGTAGGACATGCACGGCGCGACGGCGGACGTCACGTCGCCGCAGGTCACCGCCCCGGACGCCATCTCCGCCACCGCCAGTGCCGCGAGCACGGCGAACACGGCGACCAGTGCCACGCGAGCCATCGAGGATCTAGTGCTTCGGTTTGCTTGCTGGAAACCGTGGAGCTGGGAAGGAGCTGAGAGCTTGATTAgcttgtgtggtggtggtggagatggaACTCCGTGGAGCGGGGTATAAATAGCCGGCGGGCGAGAGATGGCTAGGGAGAAGAAGATAGGTGTTGCGGTATTGCATTGCAGGGTGGCGGACGGACGGTGGTGCGTGCATGCACGTGTCCATGCGCGTACGCCGTGCGTAGCCAGTGGGGCATGCATTGATGCATGCATGCGCATGCCGGTGGTTGGGCGCTGGGGAC
This window harbors:
- the LOC119356580 gene encoding non-specific lipid-transfer protein 3-like, encoding MARVALVAVFAVLAALAVAEMASGAVTCGDVTSAVAPCMSYARGQASAPSGACCSGVRTLNAKASTPADRKAACNCLKNLAGSGISMGNAANIPGKCGVSVSFPINTKTNCNNLH